CGACACCACGGGCCTCTATCACGGCACGCAGCAGATCAACCAGGGCCAGATGGACCGCTGGTCGATCGTCGCCACGCTGAACTATCTGCCGCATGATGACGAGGTGAACATCGTCGCCGCCAAGCTGCCGGCCTATAACGGCAAGGAAGGCCGCGAGACGCTGTCCGCCATGGTGCGCGTCGCCGACCTGACGCGCGCCGGCTTCATCAATGGCGACATCTCCACGGTGATGAGCCCGCGTACCGTCATCACCTGGGCGGAGAATGCCAAGATCTTCGGGGATGTCGGGATGGCGTTCCGCCTGACCTTCCTGAACAAGTGCGACGAGGTCGAGCGCAGCGTGGTGGCGGAATATTACCAGCGCAGCTTCGGCAAGGATCTGGAGGATACCGGCATCCGCGCCACCCGGAAGAACTGAGCCCCCACTAAGCCCCTTAGGGACAGGTAAAGGCAGGATCGACATGTCGAGCGGCGAAACCCCGGTCGAGGAATTCAAGCGCGCTACCGCGGCCACCTTGCGGGCCATCGGTCGTGCGCCCGAGGCCGAGGTCACCTATGGCGTCGAACAGCCCGGCATCATCGCTGGTAGGGTCCGGCTGCCGGTGCCGGCGACCGACCTCAACCCGCATGAGCGTGCGCTGGTGCGTGGCGAGGCGGACGCGCTGGCCCTGCGCCTGCGCCATCATGACGAGTCGGTGCACCAGCGCCGTGCGCCAGGCAGCGGTGTGGCCAAGGCGATCTTCGATGCGATGGAACAGGCCCGCTGCGAAGCCATCGGCGCCAACCAGATGGCCGGAATCGCCGACAATCTGGCGCAGGCGCTGGACGAACGCTGCAAGCGCAAGGGCTTCGAACACATCACCGATCGCAACGAGGCCAACCTCGCCGATGTGATGCGGCTGATCGCGCGCGAGCAGATCAGCGGTGAAGCCCCGCCGCCGAGCGCCCGCCGGCTGGTCGATGTCTGGCGCGGCTGGGTGGAGGAACGCTGCGGTGGTGACCTCGATTCGCTGCGCGAGCATCTGCTGGACCAGGATTCCTTCGCCAAGGCGGCGCGCCAGCTTATCCGCGACCTGGACATCGATCCGGGCGAGGAGGGCGAGGGCGACGACAGCGACATGGATGACAGCGAGGGCGGCGACGACGGCGAAGCCGACCAGCAGGACGACAGCGACATGCAGTCGGCCTCGGACGGCGCCGATGGCGAAGACACCATGCCGCAGGAGATGCAGGCCGGCGAGGAGGGCGACGAGACCGGCGAACAGGCCGAGGGCGAGATGATGCCCGGCAGCAGCGAGGAGGATTCGGAAGAGCCCGGCTCGCCGCAGCAGCGCCGCAACCAGGCCGGTGCCGGCGATAACCGCCCCTATCAGCCCTATGTCACCGAATTCGACGAGGTGGTGCTGGCGGACGAGCTGTGCGATCCCGAGGAGCTGACGCGCCTGCGCAAGCTGCTGGACCAGCAGCTGACCCATCTGCAGGGCGTCATCGGCAAGCTGGCGAACCGGCTGCAGCGCCGCCTGATGGCGCAGCAGAACCGCACTTGGGAGTTCGATCTGGAAGAGGGCATGCTGGATACCGGCCGGCTGTCGCGGGTGGTCACCAACCCGACCTATCCGCTGTCCTACAAGATCGAGAAGGAAACCAACTTCCGCGACACCGTCGTCACGCTGCTGATCGACAATTCCGGCTCAATGCGCGGCCGGCCGATCACCATCGCGGCGATGAGCGCCGATATCCTGGCGCGCACGCTGGAGCGCTGCGGTGTGAAGGTGGAGATTCTGGGCTTCACCACCCGCGCCTGGAAGGGCGGACTGTCCCGCGAACGCTGGATTTCCGGCGGCAAGCCGGCCAATCCGGGTCGCCTGAACGATCTGCGCCACATCGTCTATAAGGCTGCCGACGAGCCACTGCGCCGGGCGCGCAAGAATCTGGGGCTGATGCTGCGCGAGGGTATTCTCAAGGAGAATATCGACGGCGAAGCACTGCTCTGGGCGCATAACCGCCTGCTTGCCCGCACCGAGGAGCGCCGCATCCTGATGGTGATCTCCGACGGTGCGCCTGTCGATGATTCGACGCTGTCGGTCAATCCGGGCAATTATCTGGAGCGCCACCTGCGCGAGGTCATCCACTTCATCGAGACCCGCTCGCCGGTACAACTCGTCGCCATCGGCATCGGCCATGACGTGACGCGGTACTATCGCCGCGCGGTCACGCTGGTGGATGCCGAGCAGCTGGGCGGCACGATGATGGAGCAGCTGGCCTCGCTGTTCGACGAGGATCAGGGCGGCCGCAAGGGACGCCGGGCGGCCTAATCAGCTAGCCCTTGCGGCCCGTTTTGGCTCCGGGCCGGGCCAGCGGGTGGTGCTGTTCGACCAGCCGGCGCAGCCTTTCCTCGACCACATGGGTATAGATCTGCGTGGTCGAGATGTCGGCATGGCCCAGCATCTGCTGCACGCTCCGCAGATCGGCGCCGTGGTCCAGCAAATGCGTCGCGAAGGCGTGGCGCAGCACATGCGGCGAAACCTTCTGCGGGTCGATGCCGGCCGTCACCGCCAGCTCCTTCAGCAATTGCGCGAAACGGTGCCGGGTGAGGTGCCCGCTATCGCCGCGCGAGGGGAAAAGATAGGGCGATTTCTGTTTCTCTTTCTGGCCTTCCTTCAGGAAGGCATCGCGGACCTGCCGGTAGGCCTCGACCGCGCGGATCGAGGCCTCGGTCAGCGGCACCATGCGTTCCTTCCCGCCCTTGCCGCGCACGATCAGCATGCCGGTATCGCGCGTCACTGCCGCCAGCGGCAGGCCGACCAGTTCGGATACGCGGAGGCCGCTGGCATAGAGCAGCTCCAGCAGCGCCAGCAGCCGCGCCCCGTCCGGTCCGGGCAGGCCGGCTGCGGCGTCGAGCAGTTGATCGACCTCCGCCTCGCTCAGTATTTTCGGCAGGGGCCGGCTGCGGCGCGGCGCATCGACCACGGTGCAGGGATTATCCTCACGATAATTCTCGGCATGCAGGAATTTATGGAACTGCCGCAGGGCGGAAAGCCGCCGTGCCGCCGTGCTGGCGGCCATGCCGGCGCGCGCGAGAGCGGACATATAGTCGCGCAGATCGGTGGTCGAAGCCGCATCGGCGCTGCGTTTCCGCCGGCTGAGGAAATCCGAGAAATCCTCCAGATCGTGCCGGTAGGCCTGCAGCGTGTTGGCGGCGATGCCGCGCTCGGCGACCAGCATTTCGAGGAAGGCCTCGACGGCGTGGCCAGCAGCGTTACCGGCAGTATGGCTGGCGGCCATCGTCACACGCCCCGGCTAGAAGCCGTGGGCGATGGCGGCTTCCAGTGCCAGCTGCCGCGCAGCCTCCGGCT
This window of the Oceanibaculum nanhaiense genome carries:
- the cobT gene encoding cobaltochelatase subunit CobT, which encodes MSSGETPVEEFKRATAATLRAIGRAPEAEVTYGVEQPGIIAGRVRLPVPATDLNPHERALVRGEADALALRLRHHDESVHQRRAPGSGVAKAIFDAMEQARCEAIGANQMAGIADNLAQALDERCKRKGFEHITDRNEANLADVMRLIAREQISGEAPPPSARRLVDVWRGWVEERCGGDLDSLREHLLDQDSFAKAARQLIRDLDIDPGEEGEGDDSDMDDSEGGDDGEADQQDDSDMQSASDGADGEDTMPQEMQAGEEGDETGEQAEGEMMPGSSEEDSEEPGSPQQRRNQAGAGDNRPYQPYVTEFDEVVLADELCDPEELTRLRKLLDQQLTHLQGVIGKLANRLQRRLMAQQNRTWEFDLEEGMLDTGRLSRVVTNPTYPLSYKIEKETNFRDTVVTLLIDNSGSMRGRPITIAAMSADILARTLERCGVKVEILGFTTRAWKGGLSRERWISGGKPANPGRLNDLRHIVYKAADEPLRRARKNLGLMLREGILKENIDGEALLWAHNRLLARTEERRILMVISDGAPVDDSTLSVNPGNYLERHLREVIHFIETRSPVQLVAIGIGHDVTRYYRRAVTLVDAEQLGGTMMEQLASLFDEDQGGRKGRRAA
- the xerD gene encoding site-specific tyrosine recombinase XerD → MAASHTAGNAAGHAVEAFLEMLVAERGIAANTLQAYRHDLEDFSDFLSRRKRSADAASTTDLRDYMSALARAGMAASTAARRLSALRQFHKFLHAENYREDNPCTVVDAPRRSRPLPKILSEAEVDQLLDAAAGLPGPDGARLLALLELLYASGLRVSELVGLPLAAVTRDTGMLIVRGKGGKERMVPLTEASIRAVEAYRQVRDAFLKEGQKEKQKSPYLFPSRGDSGHLTRHRFAQLLKELAVTAGIDPQKVSPHVLRHAFATHLLDHGADLRSVQQMLGHADISTTQIYTHVVEERLRRLVEQHHPLARPGAKTGRKG